In Lachancea thermotolerans CBS 6340 chromosome H complete sequence, a single genomic region encodes these proteins:
- the BPL1 gene encoding biotin--[acetyl-CoA-carboxylase] ligase BPL1 (similar to uniprot|P48445 Saccharomyces cerevisiae YDL141W BPL1 Biotin:apoprotein ligase) produces the protein MNVLVYNGPGASPDSVKHALNTLRRLLEPFYAVCTTNARVLQTEPWAGKTSAVVFPGGADLPYTKECASVISQLKKFVSKQGGTFIGFCAGGYFATNCVEFAQGDPQLEVVGKRELKFFPDTGRGPAFHGFKYNSEAGARAASLRLSNGEELKTYYNGGCVFVNAEKYENVEVLAHYNEALDVPYSQDPSSLGAAVVLCQIGKGRALLTGPHPEFVPKLLQKTNDDKYNSSVVEVLLEYEKGRLNFMKDILTKAGLHCNNDFADRVAPSLTPLLVMASSNNHLIEELENNVRNSDGIFEDGAAILEGETDSFRIYKGFDQYEAAKSELLGEEPDEVPKSIIISSASEPFAPRKLTPNFDTAKYFQYLNPQSSVGSLLMYGEVITSTSSLLNNNKKLLSLFPRNSMLHVGTIQVSGRGRGGNTWVNPKGVSASTACINLPLVSPTTGRPVSIVFVQYLAMLAYCKAILSYAPGFEDLPVKIKWPNDLYAMKPEYYRTKKLRLTGRGLAGSKTPLTDVEPAYVKISGLLVNTNFLNNCYSLLLGCGLNVSHDGPTTSLNSWVSILNKEREKANMNPLPFVEIEKLQALYMNNLNVVLDTFLNKGPVSVLPEYYDLWLHNDQIVTLTDHQNVKAKIVGITKDYGLLIAKELVSGTNTQFTGNVYHLQPDGNTFDIFKGLISKKVI, from the coding sequence ATGAACGTTCTAGTATACAATGGCCCAGGGGCATCTCCTGATTCTGTAAAGCATGCGCTAAATACCCTTCGCCGCTTGCTAGAACCTTTTTATGCGGTGTGCACTACCAACGCCAGGGTGCTCCAAACTGAACCATGGGCGGGCAAGACTTCTGCAGTTGTTTTCCCAGGCGGTGCAGATCTTCCTTACACCAAGGAGTGCGCCTCGGTGATTTCacaattgaagaagtttgttTCCAAGCAAGGTGGAACTTTCATTGGGTTTTGTGCGGGTGGTTACTTCGCAACCAACTGCGTCGAATTTGCGCAAGGCGATCCTCAGCTGGAAGTCGTAGGCAAAAGAGAGCTTAAGTTTTTCCCAGATACCGGACGGGGACCTGCCTTCCATGGTTTCAAATATAATAGTGAGGCGGGTGCCCGCGCTGCTTCCCTGCGGCTTTCTAACGGGGAAGAGCTTAAGACTTACTATAACGGCGGCTGCGTGTTTGTCAACGCTGAAAAGTATGAAAATGTCGAAGTCTTGGCCCACTACAATGAAGCTTTGGATGTCCCCTACTCCCAGGACCCCTCTTCACTGGGCGCGGCGGTTGTGCTGTGTCAAATTGGTAAGGGCCGCGCGCTTCTTACAGGGCCCCACCCAGAGTTTGTTCCAAaactgcttcaaaaaactaATGACGATAAATACAATTCCTCAGTCGTCGAAGTTCTCCTGGAGTATGAAAAGGGGAGGCTAAATTTCATGAAGGACATCCTTACAAAGGCAGGACTTCATTGTAACAATGATTTTGCTGACAGAGTAGCTCCTAGCTTGACACCATTATTAGTCATGGCATCCAGTAACAACCACCTCATCGAGGAATTGGAGAACAATGTGAGAAATAGTGACGGTATTTTCGAGGATGGTGCTGCCATTTTGGAAGGGGAAACCGACTCTTTCCGTATCTACAAAGGCTTTGATCAATACGAAGCTGCTAAATCTGAACTTTTGGGTGAGGAGCCTGATGAGGTTCCAAAAAGCATCATTATCAGCTCAGCTAGTGAGCCATTTGCTCCACGCAAGCTTACTCCAAATTTTGATACTGCGAAGTATTTCCAGTATTTGAATCCACAGAGCTCTGTCGGCTCTCTGCTCATGTATGGGGAGGTCATTACTTCGACAAGTTCCTTGTtaaacaacaacaaaaaactcTTGTCGCTATTTCCACGCAACTCGATGCTTCATGTTGGTACTATACAGGTATCTGGCCGCGGTCGCGGGGGCAACACATGGGTCAATCCAAAGGGTGTATCTGCATCTACTGCATGCATCAATCTGCCGCTGGTGTCTCCAACAACCGGCCGTCCTGTTTCAATCGTCTTTGTTCAGTATCTTGCAATGCTCGCTTATTGCAAGGCAATTTTAAGTTACGCTCCCGGGTTTGAGGACCTGCCTGTAAAAATTAAATGGCCCAACGACCTTTACGCTATGAAGCCAGAATATTACCGCACGAAAAAGCTGCGCTTGACTGGAAGGGGCCTAGCAGGAAGCAAGACACCACTGACTGACGTCGAACCAGCTTATGTTAAAATATCAGGACTGCTGGTGAATACcaactttctcaacaactGCTACTCTCTCCTGCTTGGCTGTGGTCTCAATGTATCGCATGACGGCCCCACCACATCCCTCAATTCATGGGTTAGCATCTTAAataaagaaagagaaaaagccaatATGAACCCACTTCCTTTTGTGGAAATTGAGAAGTTGCAGGCTCTTTACATGAACAATTTGAATGTTGTGCTCGACACTTTTTTGAATAAGGGACCTGTTTCTGTGCTTCCGGAATACTATGATCTTTGGCTGCACAACGATCAAATAGTCACTCTCACTGACCACCAAAATGTGAAGGCCAAGATCGTGGGTATCACGAAAGACTACGGTTTGCTCATCGCTAAAGAATTGGTTTCGGGCACCAATACACAATTCACAGGAAACGTATATCACTTGCAGCCCGACGGTAACACTTTCGATATTTTCAAAGGTCTTATCTCGAAAAAGGTTATTTGA
- the SCM3 gene encoding Scm3p (some similarities with uniprot|Q12334 Saccharomyces cerevisiae YDL139C SCM3 Suppressor of chromosome missegregation), with product MIRRYIAALKEEVGDESTNNCMSGVNKKRDKRKVLKNLKGALKGLLAADNGSASARPSAEVALTKPSTSEEPKRATPPRSLHTPHVPEQMSQSPKLSKQEPPSSDKVVYIMSKESHLIPKLTDEQVMSRHKQADENMKRVWAHLIEKYGSLEDQGDVLDLATGEIIEDNGHVRGLGTQTTDNNERYVSVLSDLLDIDTTTDNVWDMSSETEEEASEEAGEPPLSPET from the coding sequence ATGATTCGAAGATACATTGCAGCAttaaaagaagaagtcgGCGATGAGTCTACAAACAACTGCATGAGCGGtgtcaacaaaaagcgcGACAAGAGGAAGGTGCTAAAGAATCTCAAAGGCGCACTGAAAGGCCTCTTAGCTGCTGATAATGGTTCTGCAAGCGCCCGGCCTAGTGCTGAAGTCGCTTTAACAAAACCGAGCACTAGCGAAGAGCCCAAACGCGCGACCCCGCCGCGTAGCCTACATACGCCCCACGTCCCGGAGCAAATGTCTCAGTCACCCAAGCTGAGCAAACAGGAGCCACCATCTTCAGACAAGGTTGTGTACATTATGTCCAAGGAGTCTCATTTGATTCCTAAGCTCACTGATGAGCAGGTGATGAGCCGACACAAACAAGCCGATGAGAACATGAAGCGCGTCTGGGCGCATCTCATTGAGAAATATGGGTCACTTGAGGACCAGGGGGATGTACTTGATCTAGCTACAGGCGAAATAATCGAGGACAACGGCCATGTTCGAGGCCTTGGCACCCAAACAACAGACAACAACGAGAGATACGTGAGCGTGCTGAGTGACTTACTAGATATTGACACAACTACAGACAACGTGTGGGATATGAGCAGCGAGACGGAGGAGGAAGCATCAGAAGAGGCCGGCGAGCCACCCCTCAGCCCCGAAACCTGA
- the RPO21 gene encoding DNA-directed RNA polymerase II subunit RPB1 (highly similar to uniprot|P04050 Saccharomyces cerevisiae YDL140C) has translation MVEFPYSSAPLRTVKEVQFGIFSPEEVRAISVAKIEFPETMDETQMRAKVGGLNDPRLGSIDRNYKCQTCGEGMNDCPGHFGHIELAKPVFHIGYISKIKKVCECVCMHCGKLLLDEHSELMRQAIKIKDPKRRFNAVWSLCKAKMVCETEVPSDNDPAQYVSRGGCGNTQPSVRKDGLSLVGTWKKDKGADDADQPERRVISADEVLNVFKHISPEDSVRLGFNEDFARPEWMILTVLPVPPPPVRPSISFNETQRGEDDLTYKLGDILKANINVQRLEINGSPQHVIQESEALLQFHVATYMDNDIAGQPQALQKSGRPIKSIRARLKGKEGRIRGNLMGKRVDFSARTVISGDPNLDLDQVGVPKSIARTLTYPEVVTPYNIDRLTQLVRNGPNEHPGAKYIIRDNGDRIDLRYSKRAGDIQLQYGWKVERHIIDEDPVLFNRQPSLHKMSMMAHRVKVMPYSTFRLNLSVTSPYNADFDGDEMNLHVPQSEETRAELSQLCAVPQQIVSAQSNKPCMGIVQDTLCGVRKMTLRDTFIELDQVLNMLYWIPDWDGVIPTPIILKPKPLWSGKQILSIAIPSGIHLQRFDEGTTLLSPKDNGMLIIDGQIIFGVVDKKTVGSSSGGLIHVVTREKGPKICARLFSNLQKVVNFWLLHNGFSIGIGDTIADEKSMREITEAIIVAKRKVEEVTKEAQANLLTAKHGMTLRESFEDSVVRYLNEARDKAGRSAEVNLKDLNNVKQMVSAGSKGSFINIAQMSACVGQQSVEGKRIAFGFADRTLPHFSKDDYSPESKGFVENSYLRGLTPQEFFFHAMGGREGLIDTAVKTAETGYIQRRLVKALEDIMVHYDGTTRNSLGNVIQFIYGEDGMDAAHIEKQTIDTIASSDAAFERRFRIDLLNPRHALDPSLLESGSEIIGDLKLQALLDEEFKQLVEDREFLRKIFVDGEQNWPLPVNIRRIIQNAQQTFRIDQTKPTDLTIRDVVYGVKELQEKLLVLRGKSKILQEAQQNAVTLFCCLLRSRLATRRVIQEYRLNKQTFEWVLSNVESQFLRSIVHPGEMVGVLAAQSIGEPATQMTLNTFHFAGVASKKVTSGVPRLKEILNVAKNMKTPSLTVYLDKDHAADQEKAKLIRSAIEHTTLKSITVASEIYYDPDPRSTVIEEDEEIIQLHFSLMDEETEQSLDYQSPWLLRLELDRAAMNDKDLTMGQVGEKIKETFKNDLFVIWSEDNAEKLIIRCRVVRDPKTLDAEAEAEEDHMLKRIENTMLESITLRGVEDITRVVMMKYDRKVPSPTGEYHKVPEWVLETDGVNLAEVMCVPGVDPARIYTNSFIDIMNVLGIEAGRAALYKEVYNVIASDGSYVNYRHMALLVDVMTSQGFLMSVTRHGFNRSDTGALMRCSFEETVEILFEAGAAAELDDCRGVSENVLLGQVAPIGTGAFDVMIDEESLVKFMPQQKMEEVADGHDGARTPYNNESGLVNADIDVKDELMFSPLVDSGSTDAMSGGFTAYGGADYGGASSPFSGYGDAPTSPGFGGVASPGFSPTSPAYSPTSPSYSPTSPSYSPTSPSYSPTSPSYSPTSPSYSPTSPSYSPTSPSYSPTSPSYSPTSPSYSPTSPSYSPTSPSYSPTSPSYSPTSPSYSPTSPSYSPTSPSYSPTSPSYSPTSPSYSPTSPSYSPTSPSYSPTSPSYSPTSPSYSPTSPSYSPTSPSYSPGSPSYSPGSPKKENDNDNNNNNNNNN, from the coding sequence ATGGTTGAATTTCCCTACTCCAGCGCTCCCTTGCGGACCGTCAAGGAAGTCCAATTTGGTATTTTCTCGCCGGAGGAAGTTCGCGCTATCAGTGTCGCAAAAATCGAGTTTCCTGAAACGATGGACGAGACTCAAATGAGAGCCAAAGTCGGAGGTCTTAATGATCCTCGTCTGGGTTCTATAGACCGTAACTACAAGTGTCAGACTTGTGGTGAAGGCATGAACGACTGCCCAGGGCATTTTGGTCACATCGAACTAGCCAAACCTGTGTTCCACATCGGGTAcatttccaaaattaaGAAAGTTTGCGAGTGTGTCTGCATGCATTGTGGTAAATTACTCTTAGATGAGCATAGCGAACTTATGAGACAGGCTATAAAAATTAAAGATCCTAAAAGAAGATTCAATGCTGTTTGGTCTCTGTGTAAGGCCAAAATGGTATGCGAGACAGAGGTGCCCTCCGATAACGACCCTGCTCAGTATGTTTCCAGAGGTGGTTGCGGTAATACTCAGCCTAGTGTTAGAAAAGATGGACTCTCACTAGTGGGCACATGGAAAAAGGACAAGGGTGCTGATGATGCAGACCAGCCAGAAAGACGTGTTATTTCAGCAGACGAGGTTCTCAATGTCTTTAAACACATTTCTCCAGAGGATTCTGTGAGGCTGGGTTTCAATGAAGATTTTGCTCGTCCGGAATGGATGATACTTACGGTTTTGCCTGTTCCACCCCCACCAGTACGtccttcaatttctttcaatgaaaCTCAAAGAGGTGAGGATGATTTGACTTACAAGCTGGGTGATATCTTAAAGGCTAATATTAATGTCCAAAGGCTGGAAATTAACGGGTCTCCGCAGCACGTAATACAAGAATCGGAAGCTTTACTGCAATTTCATGTTGCCACATACATGGACAACGATATTGCAGGACAACCTCAGGCACTGCAGAAGTCTGGTCGTCCAATTAAATCTATCAGAGCCCGTTTAAAGGGTAAAGAAGGTCGTATCAGAGGTAACCTTATGGGAAAGCGTGTTGACTTCTCTGCCCGTACGGTTATTTCCGGTGACCCTAACTTAGATCTGGATCAAGTTGGTGTTCCAAAGTCTATCGCAAGAACTCTTACCTACCCGGAGGTTGTAACACCTTACAATATCGACAGGCTGACGCAGCTAGTACGCAATGGTCCTAATGAGCATCCCGGTGCAAAATATATTATTCGTGATAACGGTGACCGTATCGATTTGCGGTACAGTAAAAGGGCGGGTGATATCCAGCTCCAGTATGGTTGGAAGGTCGAACGTCACATTATCGATGAAGACCCAGTGCTGTTTAACCGTCAGCCATCGCTTCACAAGATGTCCATGATGGCGCATAGAGTAAAGGTTATGCCTTATTCTACTTTCAGACTGAACTTGTCCGTAACATCACCTTATAATGCGGATTTCGACGGTGACGAGATGAACTTACACGTGCCTCAGTCGGAGGAAACTAGAGCTGagctttctcaactttgcGCTGTTCCTCAGCAAATTGTGTCAGCGCAGTCTAACAAACCTTGTATGGGTATCGTACAGGACACCTTATGTGGTGTTAGAAAAATGACGTTAAGAGACACTTTTATCGAGCTAGACCAGGTGTTGAATATGCTCTACTGGATTCCGGATTGGGATGGTGTAATCCCAACCCCAATCATCCTGAAGCCAAAACCATTATGGTCTGGTAAGCAGATACTTTCGATTGCCATTCCAAGCGGTATCCACTTGCAAAGGTTTGACGAGGGCACAACTTTACTATCGCCAAAAGACAACGGTATGCTGATTATTGATGGTCAAATCATCTTCGGCGTTGTTGACAAGAAAACTGTGGGCTCTTCAAGTGGTGGTTTGATTCATGTTGTCACAAGAGAAAAGGGCCCCAAGATTTGTGCAAGGCTCTTCAGTAATCTTCAAAAGGTAGTCAATTTCTGGCTGCTTCACAATGGATTCTCTATCGGTATCGGGGACACAATCGCCGACGAGAAATCTATGAGGGAAATTACTGAGGCTATTATAGTTGCAAAGAGAAAAGTCGAGGAAGTCACTAAGGAGGCTCAAGCAAACTTGCTGACAGCTAAGCATGGTATGACTTTGAGAgaatcttttgaagatagCGTCGTCAGATATTTGAACGAGGCTAGAGATAAAGCAGGTCGTTCAGCTGAAGTTAACTTGAAGGATTTGAATAACGTCAAGCAGATGGTAAGCGCTGGTTCAAAAGGTTCTTTCATTAATATTGCCCAGATGTCTGCTTGTGTTGGGCAGCAGTCGGTTGAAGGTAAGCGTATTGCCTTTGGGTTCGCGGACCGCACCTTGCCTCACTTCTCAAAGGACGATTATTCTCCAGAATCTAaaggttttgttgagaactCTTATCTGAGAGGCCTTACTCCCCAAGAATTCTTTTTTCACGCCATGGGTGGTCGTGAAGGTTTGATCGATACTGCCGTTAAAACAGCCGAAACAGGTTACATTCAGCGTCGTTTAGTCAAGGCTTTAGAAGATATCATGGTTCACTACGATGGAACAACGAGAAACTCGCTGGGTAACGTGATTCAGTTCATTTATGGTGAAGATGGTATGGATGCGGCTCACATCGAAAAGCAGACTATTGACACCATTGCATCTTCGGACGCTGCTTTCGAGCGCAGATTCAGGATTGATTTGCTGAACCCTAGACATGCTCTCGACCCTTCGTTGCTCGAATCGGGCTCTGAGATTATTGGTGATCTTAAGCTTCAGGCTTTGCTAGACGAAGAGTTCAAACAGCTTGTCGAAGATCGCGAATTCCTCAGAAAGATTTTCGTGGACGGTGAACAAAACTGGCCTTTGCCTGTCAACATTAGGCGTATTATCCAAAACGCTCAGCAGACTTTCAGAATCGATCAGACCAAGCCCACAGATCTGACAATCCGTGACGTGGTGTATGGTGTCAAAGAAttacaagaaaaacttcttgttcttcgtGGCAAGAGTAAGATTCTACAAGAAGCCCAGCAAAACGCGGTCACTCTATTCTGCTGCTTACTACGTTCCAGACTAGCCACTCGCAGAGTCATTCAGGAATACAGGCTAAACAAGCAAACTTTCGAATGGGTCTTGAGCAATGTCGAGtctcaatttttgagatcGATCGTGCACCCAGGTGAAATGGTGGGTGTTTTGGCTGCTCAGTCAATTGGTGAGCCAGCTACTCAGATGACACTGAACACGTTCCATTTCGCTGGTGTCGCTTCTAAGAAGGTTACTTCTGGTGTTCCTCGTTTAAAGGAAATTCTGAATGTGGCTAAGAACATGAAGACTCCTTCTTTGACAGTTTACCTGGACAAAGATCACGCCGCTGACCAGGAGAAGGCCAAACTGATCAGATCCGCGATCGAGCACACAACTTTGAAGAGTATAACTGTTGCGTCTGAAATTTACTACGACCCTGATCCACGCTCTACAGTCATcgaagaggacgaagaaatcatccAGTTACACTTTTCCTTGATGGATGAGGAAACAGAACAGTCTCTTGACTACCAATCTCCTTGGTTGCTACGTCTCGAACTTGACCGTGCCGCAATGAACGACAAAGATTTGACTATGGGACAAGTCGGtgaaaagatcaaggagaccttcaaaaatgatttgTTTGTCATTTGGTCGGAAGACAACGCAGAAAAGTTGATTATTCGTTGTCGTGTTGTTCGTGATCCCAAGACACTGGATGCGGAAGCAGAGGCAGAGGAAGACCACATGCTCAAAAGGATTGAGAACACAATGCTTGAGAGCATCACCTTGCGTGGTGTCGAGGATATCACAAGAGTCGTTATGATGAAGTACGATCGCAAGGTACCAAGCCCTACCGGTGAATACCACAAAGTTCCTGAGTGGGTTTTGGAAACCGATGGTGTTAACCTTGCCGAGGTTATGTGCGTTCCTGGCGTAGACCCTGCGCGTATATACACAAACTCATTCATTGACATTATGAATGTTTTGGGTATTGAAGCTGGCCGCGCTGCGTTGTACAAGGAAGTTTACAACGTCATTGCATCCGACGGTTCTTACGTTAACTATCGTCATATGGCTTTGCTGGTTGACGTTATGACATCACAGGGTTTCCTCATGTCTGTTACCCGTCATGGTTTCAACAGGTCGGACACTGGCGCGCTGATGAGGTGCtcctttgaagaaacagtTGAAATCCTGTTTGAGGCAggtgcagcagcagagctgGACGATTGCCGTGGTGTATCAGAGAACGTGCTATTGGGCCAAGTTGCTCCTATTGGTACTGGTGCTTTTGATGTCATGATTGATGAAGAGTCGCTAGTGAAGTTCATGCCACAGCAAAAAATGGAAGAAGTCGCGGATGGCCATGATGGTGCCAGAACTCCTTACAACAACGAAAGCGGCCTAGTCAATGCGGATATCGATGTCAAGGACGAACTCATGTTTTCGCCCTTGGTTGACTCTGGTTCTACTGACGCGATGTCAGGCGGTTTCACTGCCTACGGGGGTGCCGACTACGGTGGggcttcttctcctttcaGCGGTTACGGAGATGCTCCCACGTCTCCTGGATTTGGTGGTGTCGCCTCTCCTGGCTTCTCACCTACATCTCCAGCTTACTCCCCTACATCTCCAAGCTACAGCCCAACCTCCCCATCATATTCGCCAACGTCGCCAAGCTACAGTCCAACATCACCATCGTACTCGCCAACGTCGCCAAGCTACAGTCCAACATCACCATCGTACTCGCCAACGTCGCCAAGCTACAGTCCAACATCTCCATCATACTCTCCAACTTCTCCTAGCTATAGCCCCACGTCGCCATCATACTCGCCAACTTCGCCATCATACTCGCCAACTTCGCCAAGCTACAGCCCTACGTCGCCTTCATACTCTCCCACGTCGCCAAGCTACAGTCCGACTTCTCCATCTTACTCTCCAACATCGCCAAGTTATAGCCCAACCTCACCATCATACTCTCCCACATCACCATCATACTCTCCAACCTCTCCATCCTATTCCCCAACCTCTCCTTCTTATTCTCCAACTTCACCAAGCTACTCTCCTACGTCTCCATCGTACTCTCCAACTTCTCCAAGCTATAGTCCGGGCTCTCCCTCATACTCTCCAGGCTCcccaaagaaagagaacgacaacgacaacaacaacaacaacaacaacaacaactgA
- the COA4 gene encoding Coa4p (similar to uniprot|Q05809 Saccharomyces cerevisiae YLR218C Hypothetical ORF), whose product MAQKEDSKYYKEALEEYKELCNDEEDVWDKRINDTGCYVENMALQLCHADTNDWRQCLGEMALFRKCWDQKGNRERVSTVDK is encoded by the coding sequence atggctcaaaaagaagactcTAAATACTACAaggaagctcttgaagagTACAAAGAACTCTGTaacgacgaagaagatgtttGGGACAAGAGAATAAACGATACGGGCTGTTACGTTGAGAATATGGCCCTGCAACTATGTCACGCAGACACAAACGATTGGAGGCAGTGCTTGGGAGAGATGGCACTGTTTCGTAAGTGCTGGGATCAGAAGGGAAACAGAGAACGTGTTTCAACGGTTGACAAATAG
- the CRD1 gene encoding cardiolipin synthase (similar to uniprot|Q07560 Saccharomyces cerevisiae YDL142C CRD1 Cardiolipin synthase produces cardiolipin which is an important constituent of mitochondrial membranes required for normal mitochondrial membrane potential and function), whose amino-acid sequence MLARPGIFVGQKLPLLCRSTAIRFSSTTPPAPQKMRSVLSSIYTIPNMLTITRIAAAPLIGHCIMTNNLVPALGLFSYSCLTDFLDGYMARKYNMKSVAGTVLDPMADKILMLVTTVSLACPGGPQVIPIPLASLIIGRDVLLALSAIYYRISSLRHTYGKATWKSFWDVFRYPSAEVRPTKVSKWNTFLQMIYLGWAVATMIFQTRDEDKENDSEQTNIYQRAFEWLGYVVGCTTVLSGASYVFSKNAVKYLKKVR is encoded by the coding sequence ATGCTCGCGAGGCCAGGGATCTTTGTGGGGCAGAAATTGCCCCTACTGTGCCGGTCAACCGCAATCCGGTTCAGCTCGACAACTCCACCAGCCCCCCAAAAGATGCGTTCCGTCTTGTCTTCCATCTATACTATACCGAATATGCTGACGATTACAAGAATTGCAGCGGCGCCCCTAATTGGGCACTGTATAATGACCAACAATCTTGTGCCAGCGTTGGGCCTCTTCTCTTATTCGTGTCTGACAGACTTTCTCGATGGGTATATGGCTAGGAAATACAATATGAAATCCGTTGCTGGTACCGTTTTAGACCCCATGGCCGACAAAATCCTCATGCTCGTAACAACCGTGTCCCTGGCCTGCCCCGGAGGCCCGCAGGTCATCCCGATACCACTGGCCAGCCTTATAATAGGGAGGGACGTACTGCTGGCTCTTAGTGCTATTTACTACAGGATTTCCTCTTTGCGGCATACTTATGGGAAGGCTACTTGGAAGTCTTTTTGGGACGTTTTTAGATACCCTAGTGCGGAAGTTAGACCCACCAAGGTATCCAAATGGAACACATTTTTACAGATGATATACCTTGGATGGGCTGTTGCAACAATGATCTTCCAAACCCGCGACGAAGATAAGGAGAATGACTCAGAACAAACCAACATATACcagagagcttttgagtGGCTAGGATATGTGGTGGGCTGTACTACTGTTTTAAGCGGAGCATCTTACGTGTTCAGTAAAAATGCTGTAAAGTACTTAAAGAAGGTTAGATGA
- the CPR6 gene encoding peptidylprolyl isomerase CPR6 (similar to uniprot|P53691 Saccharomyces cerevisiae YLR216C CPR6 Peptidyl-prolyl cis-trans isomerase (cyclophilin) catalyzes the cis-trans isomerization of peptide bonds N-terminal to proline residues binds to Hsp82p and contributes to chaperone activity) yields MSRSKVFFDISIGGIPKGRMVFELYNDVVPKTAENFYKLCEGKSGNCKSKPEIPLCYKGSIFHRIIKGFMCQFGDFTNFNGTGGESIYGEKFEDENFTMKHDKPFLLSMANAGPNTNGSQAFITCVPTPHLDGKHVVFGELIQGKRIARAIESQATDSADKPLSDVKVDDCGVLPADYVVPEDAEKTPTDEFGDNYDDSLADDSKVDLENVDSVLKAVSAVKDIGTSLFKAQKFQPALTKYEKSSSMLKQYFPQDLPAEDISRVDQLRISIFLNIALCAIKTGDYQKALTSTTEVVHDAAADDKSKAKALYRRGLAYYHLKDPEMAITDLEFATTYQQNDAAILKAISDAKKLKKEQVAKQKKSLSKMFS; encoded by the coding sequence ATGTCTAGATCAAAGGTCTTTTTTGACATCTCTATCGGCGGGATCCCCAAGGGCCGCATGGTTTTCGAACTTTACAACGACGTGGTTCCTAAGACAGCGGAGAACTTCTACAAACTATGTGAGGGCAAATCAGGAAACTGCAAGTCGAAGCCCGAAATTCCATTGTGCTACAAGGGCTCGATTTTCCACAGGATCATCAAGGGTTTCATGTGCCAGTTCGGCGATTTCACCAATTTCAACGGCACAGGTGGCGAGTCGATCTACGGTGAAAAATTCGAGGATGAAAACTTTACCATGAAGCACGATAAGCCTTTCCTGCTGTCCATGGCCAACGCTGGGCCCAACACCAACGGCTCCCAGGCCTTTATCACGTGTGTGCCCACCCCACATCTGGACGGCAAGCACGTTGTGTTTGGTGAGCTGATTCAGGGCAAGAGGATCGCTCGCGCGATCGAGAGTCAGGCCACTGACTCTGCCGACAAGCCGCTTTCCGACGTCAAGGTCGATGATTGCGGGGTGCTGCCTGCCGACTACGTCGTCCCTGAGGACGCAGAGAAAACACCTACAGACGAGTTCGGCGACAACTACGACGACTCCCTAGCAGACGACAGCAAGGTTGACCTCGAGAACGTCGACAGTGTGCTAAAGGCGGTATCTGCCGTGAAGGATATTGGAACTTCGCTTTTCAAGGCTCAAAAGTTCCAGCCCGCACTGACTAAGTACGAAAAGTCAAGCTCCATGCTCAAGCAGTATTTTCCCCAAGACCTGCCTGCCGAGGACATAAGCAGAGTGGACCAACTAAGGATCTCCATATTTTTGAACATCGCTCTTTGTGCTATCAAGACTGGCGACTaccaaaaagctctgaCATCTACCACCGAAGTGGTCCACGACGCCGCTGCGGACGACAAATCCAAGGCTAAGGCCTTGTACCGTCGCGGCCTTGCTTACTACCACCTAAAGGACCCAGAGATGGCTATCACTGACCTTGAGTTCGCCACAACCTACCAGCAAAATGACGCTGCCATACTGAAGGCCATCAGCGACGCtaaaaagctgaagaaagaacaagttgccaagcagaagaaatcTCTGTCGAAGATGTTTTCCTAA